In one Silene latifolia isolate original U9 population chromosome 10, ASM4854445v1, whole genome shotgun sequence genomic region, the following are encoded:
- the LOC141605975 gene encoding uncharacterized protein LOC141605975, giving the protein MAVIPQFPQTIPPNFPPKLTRTTFPPNFQNYPYNKIKKLSKNCRWVVKSSVQVEGNAPKSKVDVEKLVGFLYEDLPHLFDDQGIDAAAYDERVMFRDPITKHDTIAGYLFNISFLKLVFSPNFQLHSAKQTGPYEITTRWTMVMKFMPLPWKPELVFTGTSVMGINPETGKFCSHVDYWDSIKANDYFSLEGLWEVFKQLRIYKTPDLETPKYQILRRAADYEVRKYEPFIVVETQGDKLSGSAGFNSVAGYIFGKNSKEEKIPMTTPVFTETTDPEDSKVAIQIVIPQDKNLGSLPNPSQEAIRLREVEGRIGAALKFSGKPTEEVVREKERQLRESLIRDGLRPRKGCLLARYNDPGRTWDFIMRNEVLIWLEDFSLD; this is encoded by the exons ATGGCTGTTATACCTCAATTTCCCCAAACAATTCCTCCCAATTTCCCGCCAAAATTAACAAGAACTACATTCCCGCCAAATTTCCAAAACTACCCATATAATAAAATCAAAAAATTGTCAAAAAATTGTAGATGGGTAGTTAAATCAAGTGTACAAGTAGAAGGAAATGCACCTAAATCGAAAGTTGATGTTGAAAAATTAGTGGGATTTTTGTATGAAGATTTACCACATTTGTTTGATGATCAAGGGATTGATGCAGCGGCTTATGATGAACGTGTGATGTTTAGGGATCCTATTACTAAACATGATACTATTGCTGGTTATTTGTTTAATATTTCTTTTTTGAAGTTGGTCTTTAGCCCTAATTTTCAGCTACATTCGGCTAAACAG ACAGGGCCATACGAGATTACTACAAGATGGACTATGGTTATGAAATTTATGCCTTTGCCATGGAAACCCGAACTTGTTTTCACAGGAACCTCTGTGATGGGAATCAACCCTGAGACAGGAAAGTTTTGCAGCCATGTG GATTATTGGGATTCGATCAAGGCCAACGACTACTTTTCTCTAGAAGGTTTATGGGAAGTGTTTAAGCAG CTCAGGATATACAAGACTCCAGACCTGGAAACACCAAAATACCAGATACTGAGAAGAGCTGCAGATTATGAG GTAAGGAAGTATGAACCATTCATAGTTGTAGAAACTCAAGGCGACAAGCTCTCTGGATCAGCTGGCTTTAACTCCGTTGCTGG GTATATATTTGGAAAGAATTCTAAGGAAGAGAAGATTCCTATGACTACTCCTGTCTTTACTGAGACCACTGACCCTGAAGATTCCAAAGTGGCCATTCAGATAGTGATTCCACAGGACAAGAATCTTGGAAG TTTGCCCAACCCGAGTCAAGAGGCCATTAGATTAAGGGAGGTAGAAGGGCGTATTGGAGCTGCTCTCAAGTTTAGTGGAAAGCCAACCGAGGAGGTCGTGAGAGAAAAAGAGAGACAACTTAGAGAAAGCCTAATTCGGGATGGTCTCAGACCAAGAAAAGGATGTTTACTTGCTCGCTACAATGATCCTGGCAGAACATGGGACTTCATTATG AGGAATGAGGTGCTGATATGGCTTGAAGATTTTAGCTTAGACTAA